A segment of the Desulfatirhabdium butyrativorans DSM 18734 genome:
TCGCAACTCAGATCGGAATCCTTGATCTGTTGGAGAAATTACGCCACGGAGTAAGCGGCGAATTGGGACATGCGGAGAGCAAATCCAAGGCAATTCAGGAAGGCTTATCCGAGGCAGATCGGGTAATCAACAAAATCATGGTACCCCAAAAGCCATTTCTTGATGAAAAGATCAAAGATACTGTGGTTCTCCATGTGTCTGAGTTTATCAAAGATCTGAATGACGCGGTCGATCTGTTCATCGACCGCCGGACCGATATCTCGGCAGGTTCCTTATGGGAAGGCATGAAGGCACTCGTGGGTAAGATCAGCGAAAAACAAAACACGAGAAATCTCAAAAAATTGCAGCACGAGTTTGAAGATCTTTTTCCCGAAACACATCATCGTTATCTGGCGACACGCCTTCACGATAGCATCCAAAGCCTTCTGCAGATCGGGTGGCAAGAAATTAGCTCTGTAATTATCAATCCGCAGGATGGCGCTCCTTTCGACACCGATTCGATCAATCGCCAAATGAACGGCCTAATGGTCGGTTTGACTGTTTCGCTTACCGTGACCATTGGAGCTTTCATCGCCTTACTTTTCATCCCAGGAGGCGCCTTGGTGGATGCCGTTACGCTGATCGTTGGCCTTTTTGGGGGCGGTACCTTTCTCAGCAAATTGGATGCACGAATCAACCGGATAAAGAGAGAAGCCCGAATGCGCATTCGCACCCAAAGCAAGAAACTCGTCATGGAGCTTTCCGAATACTTCATGAAGATCAACCAGCAAGTGTTCGATTCCATCAAGGCCCGCTTGCGCGAGGGACATAGTGAAAAAGAAGCTGAAAAGAGCCGCCTAATCGATCTAGTCCAATCCTGGAAGCAAGCACACGAAACTTTGCGTGGTTTTGATGCGCTGATTAGCGACAAGAGCAAAGGAGCAGCGGCATGAGCGGAAGAGAAGCCTTTGATCCAGCCATCGTTCTTACGACCGCACGCCACACACTCGACGGACTGGGGTTGGACTACACAACCCAACTGGACAAACTTGAGGCATTTTTGAACGGCCCGCCAGTGTGTGCTGTAACGGGCAGGTCGAAAAGGGGAGTCGAGCTTATCTGCAAAAAAATATCGACAAACCGTCAATGGTCCTTGATGCAGGCGAGTGTGGATCAGGTTTCTCCTGCTTTTCTGGCTGATGTAGTCGTTTTAGCGACACCTGCCCATTCAGCACTTGCACGAAATGAGTCGGAAACTTTGGCCAGACTAAAGAAAGCAGGGCGGCCGATAAAATTGGTTGTGACCGAGCTTGAATCGATGGGAGACGACACCGAACAAAAGGTTGCTATAAAAGAAATTGAAAATCTGCGACTCCAAAGAGAAATAAAGCCCCTTGGCATCGATTGGCTGTTCTGGCGGAACGATAATGCCGATTCAATAAATGAGTTTTTGCAGACATTTTCCCATTTGCCTAAGGATCGCCTACATGCTGGCGCATTTAATGACGCTCTGGCGCAGATTCTCGGGCAAGCGAAAACTGCCATGCAAGAAGCCGAAGATCAACGAACAAAGGCGGCCCAGGGCTTGAAAAATATCGATATGCTTTATGGAAAGGCTGCAACGCACATCCATCATGTCGCAACAAATGCAAGGCTTGTGGTCCGTGACAGACTCCGCGATTGGCGCATGAATTTTGACAGTGCCGCCCAATCGACGGCAGTGGGGCTATCCGGCTGGATTTCAAGAAACGGATTAGGCGAGATAGACGATGCGCTTATTCCTCTTGTGGACTCTTGGCGGACGTTTACATCCGAACTGGATGAAGTGCTCAGTCTTCCTGCTCGCCGTTATCAAGAGGAGGCGACTGCCATGCATCGCAAACTGGACAGCATGGCCCAATCCATCGGTATCGAGACTCAAGCGGAGGCCGAAATAAACATCGATTGGTTGTCTGACAAGACACGCGAAGCAGCAGATCAATTGCGTGAGTCGGACATGCAAGTTGTCCTGGATGCGGCTAAAACGGAAGCAAGGGACTGTTTGAAGCAACCGGAACGAAAGGAAAGCGAGGAGGCAGAATCGGATACTAAACAGACAAAGGAGGAGTGGCGAACAAGGCTACAAATAAAACTAGATGAAATTCAAGGTAAAGCACCACAAGCACGCATTGAAACCATTCTTTTTCATGCAATTGAAACCATCATTGGCCCGCGCATGGAGCGTCTAATTGATTCAGTCAGCGAGGATGTAAGCAACAAGACTCCTGTCATAAATGAAGCATTTGTTACGGAATATAAAAAGAGAATCGACGCGCTACGGATGGACTTCGACCAAGCTTATGGTTGGCAGGGCATGTATTCAGAACTCTTGGCATTAATTGATAGTGTCGACAAGCAACGTAGGGGTCGATGAGCCTTTCACCTGAAAATATCCTGACCTTTGGAAGCGACTTGGAGGAAGCCGAAGCTGATTATCGTCAGATGCTGAAAGCAATCAACGCCCGATGCTCCGAGTCCATTCGCCTACCGCCTTTGACCATCGCTTTGTTGGGCCCTTCTGATTCAGGAAAGACGACCTTCGTCAACGCTCTGCTCAATCCGAAAAGTTACGGACTTGTTCCCTTTGCCGCAAATGCTGGTCCTGACACAATTTATCCAGTCGAAATCAGGTACGGAACCAATCTCGAAGCTATTGCCACTTTTAAGGCAGGCAAACCAACGAGCCAAACACAGGTTGCAGTCAGACAATTTCTACCACCGAAAGACGTTGCGTGCTGGAGGCTGAAGGAGGAAGTAGCAGCGAAAACCAGAGGTCAAGTAATGGCTCGGCTTTCCGTACGGATTCCGCATCCATTATTGAAGGCTTGGGATTTACACCTGATCGACATGCCCAGCCTGAGTCCTGATCATGAAGACTGGTGGATGGTCAAGAACATTCTTAGTCCGAAAATCAATCCGCACGTCGCTATTTTCTATCTTTGTCATTCGCGTGGATTATCCGATCATGACGAACTCAGCTTGGAGGACTGCCGAAGAACACCCACAGTGCTGCTGGTAAATATTCGTAAAGAGGAACTTTCGCCCACGCGTTCGGTCATTGAACTAGAGCGATGGGATTCTCACCAAGCTGTCATTCCAGTGATCCTACCAATGAATATCAAAGCTGTAGCCACCCCTAACAGCGCGGAACGACAAGCGCTGCTCTGCACACTAGCCTGTCTGCGTCGTCGTCAAATAACATCCATGAATGAATCCATCCTTCGTCAATTAGAGCAAAGGAAGACTTGGTTAGCCGAGAGCGGCTGGCGGGCATTTCAGGAAGCTATGACTATTAAGAACGGTGGTGCCTCTATGCTCAAGCGTCTTGAGGCCCTGCGGTGTTTGGTAGCTCTGGAAAATTGGTTTTCGGTATTCAAAGGAGAGCATGCTCCAAGAGCCTTCGTATTGGAAAACCGCTATTTTGAACTCGAAGAGCGATGTCGTCGCATCGAGCGACTAAATGATGTGGCATTAAAAAAGGATTTAGAATGTAAGGCCTCAATTCTTGCGGATATCTATAATGTCGAAACTATCAAAGCGCCACGGCCAAAAGCTACAAAGCCAGATGATACAGGCGAAGAGGAAAAAACTGCTTTTGCAAAAGACCTGGTGGAAGCGCGGAACGGTCTGCAAAAAATCCTGTCGAATCTCTTAGAAGAGAAAAAGAACCTTGGCTTTTCTGTTTCACAAGTCAGGATCTTAGAGACCATCGGCGCTAGTGTTAAGGACGGTCGAAGCGAGGTTGCTCTGTTAGGCATGTTTAGCTCAGGCAAATCGTCAGTTATCAATGCGCTTCTTGACGTTCCTACGGATGACAGGAATGCCAAATTACTACCTACTGCTGTTAAGCCAGAAACGGCTACCGTTAACCGCATTGTCTATGCTGACAAACCACAGCTAGTCAAAGCCGATTGGCAGGATGAAGTGGAGTTGACATTTCTAAGCCTGACACCTTCATTGAAGAATGCGTTCAAAGTACATCACCAAGAGATCGGCGCTTTTGAGACTTGGCTCCGTAGCGGCCAGGTGAATTTGGCAGACTGTGAATTGCATACTCTCAAACCAGACACAGTAGGTGGGTTTTTATCCAAACCGATCACACTCGGACCAACGACCGATCGAAAATTGCTTGACAATCTTCTTTCCCTAATTGATATCGGTCGCAAAGGTCGGCGGGTCGACTTTCTCTATTTTGGTGAACCAGGATTGTCCCCAAGCATTCCACAAAGAACTGGGGACATCGCTGAAAAAGTGCGCATTACAAAAGAAGTGCCTGAGCGCGTAGTGATCAGACGCTTTGCAAAAAAACCTACCGATCTACATCCAGGGATGCAATTACCACAACTTTTTGATATTATAAAAAAGCCCGAAATTGCACTTCGTCTTGACATAGTGACAGTTGGCTTTAACCACCCACTGCTAAAACATATTGCGTTTATTGATACACCTGGGACTGACTCACCCATTCCGCATCATCGACAAATGGCCCGTGAACGAATTCAATTCCGGTTAAGCCCGGTGCTTTACTGCTTTCTCTCACAACAAGCTGCGGGGAGGGAAGATACGGAGAACCTGACGATTCTTAAACACTTTAATTTGGATAGGGGTGAGCGAGACCGTAAGTTGTTTTTTACAATCACACGGAAAGCCCTATTTGAAGAAAAAGTCCGTCAGGATGAAATCCGCAACCATGTAATACGCCAGCTTGAGTTTATAGGCATTAAGAATCCCAAAGTGTTTTTCGTCGAGGCTGTCAAGTACAAAGATCCAGAATTTGAGGAAATGCGCCAGAACCTAAGCCGCTATTTATTGAGTCAATTACTGCCTGATTATTTGGCCCATGTAGATCATGCGCTATCCGTTGTTGCAGAAGTTAAAGACGATGCAAAGCGCCAACTCGAAGCTGAAGCTATGGATGCGAAACAACGAGAGAATAGACGGAATACCTTGAGCGGTATGATCGAGGCAGTTAAGGCGGTCAAAAAGGAAGCAAGTGGGTCATATTGGGGGATCGAGTGGGTAAAAAAGCGACTTGGTTGTCAACTTGAAACGAACAATAAAAGTATGGATGATCTAATTGATGGTTT
Coding sequences within it:
- a CDS encoding dynamin family protein, with protein sequence MSLSPENILTFGSDLEEAEADYRQMLKAINARCSESIRLPPLTIALLGPSDSGKTTFVNALLNPKSYGLVPFAANAGPDTIYPVEIRYGTNLEAIATFKAGKPTSQTQVAVRQFLPPKDVACWRLKEEVAAKTRGQVMARLSVRIPHPLLKAWDLHLIDMPSLSPDHEDWWMVKNILSPKINPHVAIFYLCHSRGLSDHDELSLEDCRRTPTVLLVNIRKEELSPTRSVIELERWDSHQAVIPVILPMNIKAVATPNSAERQALLCTLACLRRRQITSMNESILRQLEQRKTWLAESGWRAFQEAMTIKNGGASMLKRLEALRCLVALENWFSVFKGEHAPRAFVLENRYFELEERCRRIERLNDVALKKDLECKASILADIYNVETIKAPRPKATKPDDTGEEEKTAFAKDLVEARNGLQKILSNLLEEKKNLGFSVSQVRILETIGASVKDGRSEVALLGMFSSGKSSVINALLDVPTDDRNAKLLPTAVKPETATVNRIVYADKPQLVKADWQDEVELTFLSLTPSLKNAFKVHHQEIGAFETWLRSGQVNLADCELHTLKPDTVGGFLSKPITLGPTTDRKLLDNLLSLIDIGRKGRRVDFLYFGEPGLSPSIPQRTGDIAEKVRITKEVPERVVIRRFAKKPTDLHPGMQLPQLFDIIKKPEIALRLDIVTVGFNHPLLKHIAFIDTPGTDSPIPHHRQMARERIQFRLSPVLYCFLSQQAAGREDTENLTILKHFNLDRGERDRKLFFTITRKALFEEKVRQDEIRNHVIRQLEFIGIKNPKVFFVEAVKYKDPEFEEMRQNLSRYLLSQLLPDYLAHVDHALSVVAEVKDDAKRQLEAEAMDAKQRENRRNTLSGMIEAVKAVKKEASGSYWGIEWVKKRLGCQLETNNKSMDDLIDGLTSRDAFDGFGKEAEVLLEDFNDTIEKMLNASIDSLINKLDSQLLSLIPNKKESPIENLDRLLKAPAFELNRRDAYFSGGTLLEKADRLVWPGWAKRIFTLGIATDKAVENNRAEIGRAWSASYKRGHEEINNDIRKMIEHVDNHLAVVIESLQKADKSLRGGLTAGQKNELGERFKRAEMWCKKLDSLKRVAPKLVVGN